In the Diospyros lotus cultivar Yz01 chromosome 13, ASM1463336v1, whole genome shotgun sequence genome, AGACTGACTTTCACAAGTTTAGGTTCTTCGTATGTagattttctctaatttttttctcaaaagttatactttaatactttattattgaatttaattttatcataatttatattatacttgtgataaaaaagatataaaatgatcTCAAAACACTTAACTAGGTACCAAGGAGAGATAGGGACCAAAGCTTCAGGGCAAAGGGTGTTGTTCTTAGGGGCGGATCCAAGGGGACTAGACTAGACTTCAACCCATGTTAGTGTCGGTTGTCCACacattaatatatgtatatatataggaaaaacAATGTTCGTGTCAATCTCGACAACCTCAATTCTCTGTCCACCCCAGACAATTCATTGTCCACCAACTCCTTGAATCCACCTTTTAGGCTTCAACTTTGACCAAAAAGAAGTGACGATGGTTGCATATTTATTCAATTAGTTAAAGTATGATTGAGAAACGTTCTCAGTTAATTTCAATTTACGAGTTATTAGATTTTCAACAAGGAAGGGGAAAGAGGTAATAATAATGTTACCAACCAATGAGATTGTAGTTAAATATTATAAGACTAACTGATCAAACATGTCGGTTTCactacaacaaaataatttttttcatagagaaaattaaaatttgttgtagtcTTTTTTTGAGTATGGAAATTTGGGTGGGGTTGGTGTAGGTGTGACCCGTACGATCCAGATGGGTTCAAGAAGTGGGCGCTGAGGGGGGCGTGCCAGGCGAATCCGGCGGTTCAAAGATTCTTCAAGCAGCAGCTGGTGGGGAGGGGATTCAAGGTGTTTCTGGTCACCGGAAGAGACGAAGCGACACTTGGTCGGGCCACCTCCTACAACTTGCGCAAGCAGGGTTTCCTTGGCTATGAAAGGTTGATTATGAGGTAACAATATATTGAATTTGAatggttttattattattatgggatatatattacacaaaatataacaattgcGTGAACAAATATCATTATCGTGCATGTAAGTCTACATTCATTGCACAAACGTACACACTATACATGCACGCATATGGACCCCTCACCaaacccaaatccaaatccacTATTATATAATTGCGTGCGCTCAAGTCACTATTGCCAATCACTATGCCCTCTTTCCGTAAACAGTATGACCAAAGTGATTTTGTCAATGGCTCCTCATGATGAcactttatgtttttttttttttttttttttaattttttaactcaaGTAAATCTTATACTTTACTAATTGATTCGCTTTAATCAGAAGGCCATCGATTAGTCctcatataattaaaacaacccaattcttaaaataaaaaatatatatatttaaacttaaaaagttTTCAAAGACTAAATTgacaaataatgaaaaattcagAGCTAAGCTAACCTTTAATCCATATCTATACTCTTAAGTTACAAGGCTTGTTGAACTAATTAAAGctgttcttttattttattgctatcgcataaattttatgatatttttgtgaACAAAAGGTTTATGAgaatgtttgaattttcttaatCTATAGAGTAATACTGTAGAAATAAAAAACCAATACCCAACAGACATACAAAACAAGGTGACTCAGTAATAAACTCAAAATGAGCTTAAATTTGACCAAATCCACTTGCCACGTCATTCTGTTTTAGTatctaaaacaaaattttaaaaacatcaatttcttaatttaaaagGGTAATATGTACTGGACATGTTCGTTACACACACATACAGTGTCTCCCCACTCTGTATAAGTCAAAAGGATGATTGTATTTATACCCACTCTTACCTTAGTCACTAAAGTTTTAAGAATAATACTATTCTTGAAGGTTGAACCTTTTATCATTATTCTATCTTTTATCATTTATTGAAACTGTAGAGTAAcaaatataaagatataaaaatatacttgTGTTGAGTAGCAAGTTAAGGTATAAAAGATGAATAATGCTATTCATTTAGACTGAAAATAGTACGTACCATATAAACTAAAAGgctaaaaccatatgaaaagaAAACCCACATTAAATACCTTGTAATTAGACAAATACAAGGCACACgcattaatttgtttaaatttttattttttttatggaaaggATTGTTGTTGATTTGTTTGATTTTGGGATATATAAAGGAACCCAGAGTACAAGGGACAAAGCGCGGTGGCATACAAGTCTGAGATAAGGAAGCAATTGCAAGCGGAAGGTTACAGAATATGGGGCAATGTGGGCGACCAGTGGAGTGACATCCAAGGCGATTGTGTCGGCAACCGCACCTTCAAGCTTCCTAATCCCATGTACTTCGTTCCTTGAACCCCCCCAAATGCACATAAATATTTGTTTCAGCCCATCCATTCTATCACACTCAACTGTATGTGTGtacgtataaatatatatattttctaagaaTAAAACTATTTTCAGTTGGACTGCACTTGTTTTTTTGTAATCCGAGTTGTGAAATGTTTTATATGTcccttaataaaattaatagaaataaagAGTTGCTAGggacatttaaaatatttcatagcCTGGACTACAAAAAACAAGTGTAGTTCGGACTGAAAATCGTGGTCATCATATTCTAAACATCTCACGACTATGAGGTTGCGGGCATCTATCCTATAGAAACAATCAGCAATGTATCATCTCATGTATTCTAAACATATCTATTCATCTATGCACATGATATGTGGTTTGGCCTACAAATATGTGTTATCGATCTGTAATACTGAAGTACTCCTTAAGTTAGTCTGCAACAGAGAACTCACAAGGCTTTGTGTATGGATTGAAGGGTTAGACCTATGGGTTTCATGGTGTTGAGGCCCTGTCCTTCCCCTCTATGAGGTTGGTCTCGAGTGATCACAAAAGAAAGTCGACTCATCAACCTCATTGCGCCCACAATTCTATGTTCCATTGACCTATTGCTCGCGTCCCTTTAGACTTGGACATTAACAGTACAATTATATGACCTCTCTCCATACTCGTACACCTGAAAGGTAGTGACTACAATTTTCCAACATtaccaaaaagagaaaagacCTCTTCTCTAAATAGGGTGTTGTGATCAAAAGAATACTCGCTCTTTCTCTAGTGCACATTTCACGTGTCCTTGACAAGTAATGTGATTCCTAGTCCAACACTACAGCTAGCTTCCCCAATGTTCTATGAAAAAGTTATAGAAAAACATGGTTTTACTTCTTGTTGCATATTTTTCCTACTAGGACGCTAAATTCATCAAGAATCCATCTACCCTGATAGTGTGAATAACGTTGCCTAATCCATTCAAAGCTGCTAATGGTGAAATTATTGAACTGCTATCCTAAACATGTAAAGATTCCAGGACTTCAAGAGACATCCATTCATTTAGAACAAAAATGCAATGTATCTAAGAGCTGCTAAACATTATAGTTAAAGCCTCAGTTATGAAACAGAATACCTCCTACTCCTGCCAGTTTTGCCTTCTGGTACTCGAGATTTCCTACcagatttttgtttctttccgCCGCGTGGACCATTGAATATGGTGATTCTTCCAATCCCCCTGGACAATGAAGTTAGGAAAGTCTTCCCATTCCCCGACTTCTCTATCATCCCCTGTTTCATGAACACCTGTTCCTTTTCCAGTTCACTGAGCCTTACTCGCATTCTTGAAATCTCAAGCTTTAGTTCCCGGTTCTCCCTCCTCAAGGAAGCATAATTATCTCGGGGAGACATGGCTGCACTAGGAACACCACTACTGATTTTTTGAGAAAGATGCCCATCCCCGAAGCTTCCAGACACGGCATTCTTCAGTCGGATCTGCTCAAAATATAGAACCTGAACTGTCATCTGGACCGGGAGCCTGTCATTCTGTGCAGCATGATTGCAGGCTTCTTGAGAAAGCTTTTGACAGTCTATGAACTTGCAGAGCTTCTTGCACTCCTGCTCAGTTAGCATGGGATGGGCCTACACCAAGAAAGCAGGATACGAAGGCCAAGTCAAATAATCAGAATTACAGACTAGCAGtcattatttaattgaatttggagaaGATATGGAGCTACCTCCTTAATTGGATGACATGGTAATACACCTCTCAACCTATCCATgcatatgcacacacacatcTAATTATTGACTCTAAGGCAAATAAAACAACCTTTTACTCTTTCAACCAACCTGTGGTGCGCCTTCTGGTTTGGTACaagtttcatttttctttttcttttttttatggtttCGCATACATAACAGGAATATAATTTAGCTTTTCTCCATGTAATTCATATATGCACCAATTGTTTCAGCAGCAGATGAAaggaaactttttttttttttaattttctaactaGGTTTTCAAAAGCAATTGCAAAATCTAAAAACAACAGTATGCACCAGacatgtttttcttttatgttctaAAATTTGCATAGaaacaaaactcaaaaacacaaaacaagatGTAAAGCAAGTAGGTAAATATTTAGATAGCAGTTATGCTATCCATGACTTGGTATTTGTccaaggaaaataaatatccaaatgTACAGTGCATGTGAAAATGCATATAGAtaagtaatatatatacacatatattatcTTCCTTTCTGCTGGAAACTCCTTGGTCAGAACATGGCCTTGATGTGAGATCAGGTGGATGGAAACCATCTGGAGTTGAtgccaaaaattatatatgcaaATGGTTTCTTCAAATGAATACATGAGATGGTTGTCTAGCTTAATAAAGATTCTGCATTATAAGAACACTTATATTCACCTTCAAATATATGTCAACAGCTCTGTATAGCCCATCATCAATCACACGAGCATAATCAGGCAGTACATCAATCATCGCAATGAATTTTTGTAAACTCATATAAGGATCAGAAGCAATTTCCGCTAGATATGCATCAACAAGCCGACCAACTTTCAACATAGAGCCATGGCTTGGAGAACCAAACCCATCTGATTCATAAccacaattattattttcttcctcttcaatCCGTTGCAAGAAATGAACTAATATTCGATGCACAGTATCAACATCAAACAAGGAGTCCCCAGCCTGGAAGGAAGGTATAAGAAGATCATCAAGTGAAACCATTTCCAGCCTTAAAGAAATCCTCCTTTCGAGCTCAAGCCTGCAAGCAAGGGTAGCATCCACCATGATTGCCATCTTCAACATCCCAAACAGAAAATTCAGCGGAATGGATGAACTCTTCTCTGTTGGTAAAAGGCTCACAAGAGTTTCCACAATAGCCTTTTGGCCAGATTCAATCACTCCTGAATTTGTTCTTGCTGGGTTCCATATTTGTTGCTTTCCAATACCTTTTAAAGAAACCTGAGCATAATGCATTAAGGAAGCAATAATGCTATCTGATCTCACACCAGTTCTTCCCATAGTGGAGACCACTCTATGATAAAAATCAATTCTTAGTCCTGAGAGATCTTCGACCCACCACTCAAGACATCCACCCTTAAAATCCACAGATCCACCATCAAAGTCTAAATGGGATAAGCCTGAAGCCAGCTGCTCCTTACAAGCATTCACAGCAATTGCATTTACACATCTATTTAAAATTCCCAATTCCTCTGCCATAGGAAGTAGTGTTTCACATGCAGATAGGACTTGAACCGACATTTCAAGACTTTGAACAACCACCTCATTCAGATATGTCTCTGTTCGTGCTATAAGATTTTCTTCACGATAATCTTCAGTCATTTCAAGGAACTCTGCTGCACAGCGCAGATGTGCCACATTTGAAGCAGTGATCTCAAAATTCATTCCATAACAGAACTTTGCAGCAAGCTCAAATGCCTGGACACCACCAGGTAAGTTGAGGAGCTCCAgctttgaaatatttgaattctTAGAATCTGCTACCATTTTCCGTATCTTCCCACTTCGAGCAACAAGGGGAAACTTTTGTAAACAAAAGCCAGATATCACAGTTTGATTAGtcttattcaaaaaatatagatGCCTGATGCATCAGTGTTGAAATTGACACAGTGAATGAATGAAAGGAGTCATTTTATCCATGACCATAGCAAGTTAAAAGACTAATAATGATAGGCTCAATATGGACCTAGAGACTAAGAAAccgttaattaaaatatgatagatGTGCTTATTCcactgaaaacagaaaaaaaaattgatgtttAGACTGACATGAATTATGTAAAGAAATTGGAAACTTTAAATTTTCACCAGCTTAGATATTCcttttattaaaattcttaCACATGCACcataaatgtgtttttctttAGTACAATTGACATCCACAAAATAATCTCTTTGAAAGTATATCGATATATTGAAGTGAACTAAGTCTTTgcatttactttttttttagtGTGTAATGTATAATCACATTTTTGCATGTAAATTCATATGATAATAGCAGAGAAGGAATGCAGAGGAAGAGTATTACTTGAACCAATTCTGGAGAAATATATCACTCTGCCAAAGCTTATGGTAATATTCTGTAGAAAGCACCAGTTGTATTGAGaacaaattaattcaaaagaagaaaGTACCTTGTGGAGTAGAAAAGACTCCCCATCAACAATAACTGTAACATCTCCAGCCACATCTGAAAAAATGCTGTACCCCAGAATAGAATTACCAAACATCATCATAGAACCCTAAATACTCAATTCGTCAACATAAAAGAGATCAAACATAGAATTCAACATTTAACCAAATATCTAAGAAAACAATTCATATTAGAAAGAAGAAACCAAAATTATTTGCCGAACAAGGTCAGACAAATATCACTTTAGTGATTGAAAAACTAATCCACAGAAACCTCAATATTATTCCaacatgttaaatttaaaaattctgcAGGTAGAAAGAGGAATAGAGAGAGAACTTCTTTCAGAGTCTGGAAGCCTTCAAGTATATTCTGCGCTGCATGGTAAAGTCCTCATTGGTCAAAGTGCTGCCTAACATCTGCACCCTCTGGTTCTAAAAGAACAAATGAAATGCATGATGAATCCAGAACACCTCCATCTATATCCTTTGTTAGGATTTCTAATAACaacttctttcttattttcttctcttttatctctctattctttttccttttcaaccCCTTTATCTTCTTTCATAAGTGGAGAATGGAACAGGGTACTCCCATTTAGAAGTCCTTGATATGGACTAGCTGATCAGCCGTTTACCTCCGAGCAGCAAGTATGATTTTCCCGATGCACCTAAGAACATGACTCCTAACCAGATCTTGGCAGTGTTGAAGTTTCAACACATATCAACATAGGAATCAAAAGAAGTTGATCCATAATTATACCTTCTTTAGCCTTTCCATTACTTCATATCCACCTACTCTCCCTTAGAACTTTCAAACTATCACTTGGAGCTATGTGCTACTTCCATGACTGCAAAATTGATAGTGATGAATTGTCCTCAGGCAAAATCCCCCTAACAATTAAGCTTGCAGAAGTCATATGCATAATCATATGCATAACTATAATTTGCCTTGCTTTCAGCAAAACAAGAATATTGATGGatggcggatgaatttgacttaACAAAAATTTAACTAGATGCgaagagaaacaaagagaacCAGAAAAAGAACAGGCAAGTACCACAAATAGcataacaaaacaacaaaagccACAACTCAAGTAAATTAGAGCTGAAATTACAGAACATAACAACACTACAACTTCGACTCTGGAAACAATTTGTACAGAGGTAAAGATTTTCTTCATCTATGCGAAAAACAAAACATCGATATTCCCAAAGACATcgagataaacaaaaataagatattgACGAGAACTGCAAATCAACAAACGCAATTTCAGTTATTAAATTCTTATCACATGCAGTTAAAGATAACAATACGAAAACTGCAAATTAACAGATGCGAAGAGAAAGAAAGCAGAAGAACAGATAAGTAAAACAAGTCGCATAGCGAATCACAGATCAAGCAGAAGCCACAATTCAAGCAAATTAGGGCCGAAATTACAGAACAAACACAACATTGACATTcagtaaaaaaaattcttcagaAATGCGGAAACCAAAACATTGGATATTCCAAAAGAAACCAAGACAAACGGAAACAAAGCTTTCCGCATGGTGGAGAAAGATGGAGAGACGATCACCGGTTAGCGAAGGAGTTGCAGAATTTGGGGGAGCGGTCGAGAGAGTAATCGGAAACCATTTCGCTTCTCCGCTTGGACGTCACTTTCCAGGAGCATCTGAACTCTGAACTGGCTAGTTAGTAGCGACAGAAACGAAATGCGATGTATGTTGCCTCCCGAATTTACAGTAATGGCCTCGTGGCCTGCGTTGATTTACTACAAAACTCgccttttcctcttcttccttcctcctccacctcttcttcttcttcttcggctcTTGAGGCTGCTGCCGCAATCAGCTAGCTTACCTTTTGCTTTTCATTCCTTTGTCTGTCATGTTCCGGGGAATGTTATCCGATCCAGAAGCACTATTCTATTAATTTCCTTCCTGACAAAAGCGAATTCGAAAATTCGAATTTGATATGGACGTTACAGTCACGTCCACCCACAGTACCGGTACtatattataaatacattatattttgtgatatattattataaaaataacaagctgcctattaatgaaaaaaaaatatttaaagtaaattatttagCCATCTCTCGTTGACACCTCCTGCTCCTAGTTTGGTCACTCCTAACTTTTCGATTAATACTATTCattttcaatagaaatgaataacAATTCATGTAATAGTTACAATAATGTTTAGTTAGTATTTAGATTATACCGGTTTAATATTGACATTTGGCCTACAACCCAATTGCCTAATCTAGACCTTTAGCCTTGTCAACCCATTGCCTAATCTCAGGCAAAGACTGGATCCTGACTCTATACTAGTCTATAACAACATCAATACAGTCGCTTATTAGGGATTTTATCCATATTAATGAAAGTCCCGTTGGCACTATATTATTATCTAGGAACTTCTTTCGACGCTTGATATCTAATCCCATCATCCTACAAACACATGACACATGCATGCAGGAAGAcctctctttctatatataaccCATTTCTCTTTAAAACTAAGGTATGTTCTTTTTTTAACCTACCCATACTCTGTCATTTCATTCCTCTACTCATTTGagtatcagagtgtttgcaGATGTTAAAGCACCCCTCGATGAATCGATCGTCGGAGCCCGTCCTTCGTCGTTGCAGGCCCGCCTCCGATTGCCCCTTTTGATTAAGAAATaacaatattataataaaacttaTTGAGtgttcttttatctttttaactAAATACTGTCGTGTGACTATCCCATGAATTGTTGGTCATCTCTATTGGACATTACTCTTACTCTTGCTTTTctggtaagtttttttttattttattaaattataataaaataatataatattactaaattataatacTATAATCAACAAAATAGATAATCTAATATGTGTGTTTATGACTTTATGTCCGTCCAACTTTGACGGACGTTGGAGGACGTGGAAAGAAGCGGATGAGAGAGAGGGTGGGGCAGTATGGTAAATAAGTGGAAAAGTAAGGGCATTCACGGGGGAAAGACATGCATTGAAAGCAGCTGAAATTAggaggcgtggactgatgggaCAGAAGCCGGCACGGAACTCCAGAAAGAAGCAATTATTAGGTGGGGTGCAATATTACGATATTGGGCTCCGCTTTTTTGATTATTTCTCCCTTGTGCGCctcctttattattattattattattaaattatattatatatattttttatggatgGAATGGAATCTCTTTGTTGACCGCGAAAATCTTTGCTTTCTAAATTGAGAAGTGTCGGACGAATTTACCATCTGGCCCTCGGCCTTTCTTCGCGGTGCCGACAAAATCTTTACCCCTGATTTGTCCGTCGCCCCGATCCCAATACatataagtatattatttattatattaagcaaaaaaaaaaaactatataaaatatgaaaagtattatCTATTTAATGATTTTAAACTTTGGATTAATGGTTTTATTGGATAAAagttattacaaaaattataattttaaattttttgatgaatattGAATATgtaattatgttttgttttactttattttaatttgatgatAAGAGTTTGAATTTTTAAGTGCTTATACAAGTCAAAGTTTGCCAAGGTACTTTTGATGATTATTAAATATGTAACTATGTTATGTtgtaatgaattttgaaataagaaatatCTAGACTCGATTAATTTGATCATGTTTTAGCTTCAGAGAATCGAGTTTAGGATAGGATACCTTGCAGTTCGTTAGGGCGAGGTATAGGTCTAAGTGTTAGGGTTTGGGAACTAGGTAGACTCACCCCCACCTTCTACCCCACTTTGTTGCCAACAAAACTTTAACTTATAGAGATTGGATTCGAAACACCCTACAAGCTACTAGAATACAGGATATTAAGATTCAAAGTTTAAGAAAGAGGAAAGACAACTCTTAAAAAGACAAACATATGATAATCACTAAGCCTGAGAacgaaaaggaagaaaaataacaaaaagaaaatctaGCAATAGGGTCGGCTGTTCTAGAAGAGTTTAGGGCTAGTGACAATCAAGATTAGGATATAGACTAATCTTTGTGCTTATTGAACTTGCTTTGTAAGAATGCTTTTAATGTAATGAAAATTTTCTCATATCTTTGTCTCCTATGTTACTCCTGACTCTTTGTAAGATTCTTTTTAATCCTAACGAAAAGGGGGAGCAATAATAAGgagagaaatataaaataagaacaagagaaaaatattaatgCTTAATACAAAAAGGggggaaaattatttttacaatgTTTTGTTAGCATAAAAAATGGGAAGATTGGTGAATCCTTGATTATGATGcttaatacaaaacatatgcttaaatctgaaaaataaggtgttaattaagtaataataatcaTTATTGATTAACATACCTTTTATTCAAGTAAATTCAATCTTAATCGAGTAATTATGTTTGGGAAAGTCAGTTTTAACTAACTCTCAAACTTTACTCAAGTATTGAATgttattaattgagtaagataTAATAGGGTTTGAAGATCCAATCAAATTTAACCAACTAACTACTAAACATAATCGAGCAACCATTTTTCAATCGAGTAAGGAAATATCTCGGTCAAATAACAAGATATTTATTCGACAAAGTTATTGTTGTTGgcaaactacaacaattaaatttatttatcttgaaaacaatcaaaatagaGTTCCACAATGAGATAAAGGTATAAAATATCGCAAACGAGGTCAACTGGGTCTGAACCGAATTAGCAGTCCTAGAAGGCCCGAGCTTCAGGAGACCAAATAGGGCATTAGGGGCTGGATGGATTGTCAACCCAGGAGAGTCTTTAGGGATCCAAGAGTAGGGGCGTCCTGAAAGGTCTTCGGGGAAGGCTTCTACTTCTGATGGGTCTTTAGGGATCAAGGACTTGGATGAATCTGCAACCGCAAAGGATGTTAGATAGGCACACAAGGATCTTTCTCATGTGggccctccaatgcttaagtcagacaaTGTAGTCCAAGGAGTTTATGTATTAGTATGCAAATGTATGTCAGGCAAAATATGCATATCAAGGTGTCTTCTAGTGTCCCAGAGAGTAATGTAGAGTAAAGGTCTTTTGGGTAACTCTTAGAGAAAGAAGGCTAAATGATACAAAGAAAGGTTCATTTGCCATATAAGAGGCAAGTACTTGCAGACGCCAGGTGGGGTCTACAAATGATTCCTTAGACTCTTTTCGGAGATGCATTGGGTGAGGGCGAAGGATCTGAAAATATCTTTGGGGTCAAGACGCCTCGATGAATGTCTCCGATGGTCCCAACGAGTTCAGGGCCACCGAGTATCTTTCGTCCTAGAGACTTTAAAAGAACTTTCAGACTATGCAAAATGAGAAGGCTAGACCAACCTGGGGACTGTGGGGGCCCCGGGTTACACTTGTCTTGAAGACTCTTTTGAGGACTTTGGTTTCAATGGAAATTGCTTGACTTTGGAAATttttagggcaccccacaacagTTATccttttaattgagtaagataAGGAGACTAATCAATTACTCACTTGCATTACTTGAATTAAGGATTGAGtaatgttaatcgagtaattaaaaagttaatcaaCTAAGTGATATATTAGTCAACTAACAgaatattttaatcaagtaatgaaTCTTGGATAAAATGACAAGTCTTCGTACTTGAACTTTTAATCCACTAAAAAGTTATTCTTAATCAagtaatgatattttttagtCGAGTATCAAAATTGTTTAATTGAATAACATATTTGAATCAACAAGTAGTTGAAAAGTTAATCGACTAAGAAATGTTTATAATcgaataatatcatttttagtcgagtaacaaatttttttaattgagtaatgacTCATACAATTGATAATcctaaataaataagattattcAGTGGTAGAGTAATGTTTATCTTAATCGACTAGCTATTGAGACCACTGAGGTAATAGTGCgctttactcgactaatattctatgaaaattcaaatttacaaCTATTACAGACTGCATTAAATGCgaatagttttcaatttttagacaATCATACCTGCATTAAATGCTATCTGATCATTCTTTCATGCAAATTGTATGCAAATTATGTTTGAATTTATTACTAACCGTTGGAATCGTAAGAAAGAAGAATGTTCTTGTGGGTTACAAGTATTATGCTTTTTCCCATTAGACAAATAGTTAAATgcattaaagagaaaa is a window encoding:
- the LOC127789039 gene encoding acid phosphatase 1; the protein is MILATMCRMREIILVLFSLAMFSKSAAGGRSSPPAEGSSYCLSWRLAVEADNVRAWRTVPTECLRHIEDYMTGGQYSRDLDFVIEHITSYIETIDLAGDGFDAWILDVDDTCISNLLYYRGKRFGCDPYDPDGFKKWALRGACQANPAVQRFFKQQLVGRGFKVFLVTGRDEATLGRATSYNLRKQGFLGYERLIMRNPEYKGQSAVAYKSEIRKQLQAEGYRIWGNVGDQWSDIQGDCVGNRTFKLPNPMYFVP
- the LOC127789037 gene encoding BTB/POZ domain-containing protein At3g08570 isoform X1; translated protein: MVSDYSLDRSPKFCNSFANRIFSDVAGDVTVIVDGESFLLHKFPLVARSGKIRKMVADSKNSNISKLELLNLPGGVQAFELAAKFCYGMNFEITASNVAHLRCAAEFLEMTEDYREENLIARTETYLNEVVVQSLEMSVQVLSACETLLPMAEELGILNRCVNAIAVNACKEQLASGLSHLDFDGGSVDFKGGCLEWWVEDLSGLRIDFYHRVVSTMGRTGVRSDSIIASLMHYAQVSLKGIGKQQIWNPARTNSGVIESGQKAIVETLVSLLPTEKSSSIPLNFLFGMLKMAIMVDATLACRLELERRISLRLEMVSLDDLLIPSFQAGDSLFDVDTVHRILVHFLQRIEEEENNNCGYESDGFGSPSHGSMLKVGRLVDAYLAEIASDPYMSLQKFIAMIDVLPDYARVIDDGLYRAVDIYLKAHPMLTEQECKKLCKFIDCQKLSQEACNHAAQNDRLPVQMTVQVLYFEQIRLKNAVSGSFGDGHLSQKISSGVPSAAMSPRDNYASLRRENRELKLEISRMRVRLSELEKEQVFMKQGMIEKSGNGKTFLTSLSRGIGRITIFNGPRGGKKQKSGRKSRVPEGKTGRSRRYSVS
- the LOC127789037 gene encoding BTB/POZ domain-containing protein At3g08570 isoform X2, producing MWLEMLQLLLMGSLFYSTSGKIRKMVADSKNSNISKLELLNLPGGVQAFELAAKFCYGMNFEITASNVAHLRCAAEFLEMTEDYREENLIARTETYLNEVVVQSLEMSVQVLSACETLLPMAEELGILNRCVNAIAVNACKEQLASGLSHLDFDGGSVDFKGGCLEWWVEDLSGLRIDFYHRVVSTMGRTGVRSDSIIASLMHYAQVSLKGIGKQQIWNPARTNSGVIESGQKAIVETLVSLLPTEKSSSIPLNFLFGMLKMAIMVDATLACRLELERRISLRLEMVSLDDLLIPSFQAGDSLFDVDTVHRILVHFLQRIEEEENNNCGYESDGFGSPSHGSMLKVGRLVDAYLAEIASDPYMSLQKFIAMIDVLPDYARVIDDGLYRAVDIYLKAHPMLTEQECKKLCKFIDCQKLSQEACNHAAQNDRLPVQMTVQVLYFEQIRLKNAVSGSFGDGHLSQKISSGVPSAAMSPRDNYASLRRENRELKLEISRMRVRLSELEKEQVFMKQGMIEKSGNGKTFLTSLSRGIGRITIFNGPRGGKKQKSGRKSRVPEGKTGRSRRYSVS